GAAGCCCCCGCAATGGCATGGAGGTACGTCCACAAGGCCGAAGCAGATCCGTTGGAGTCATAAGCTATTTTTATTAGTGTGATACCTTGATTGTATGTTGGAAAGTTTTGACGTGAGATCAAGTGGAAGGGTTCCGCCCGCGCCGCCATGGGTAGCAGGTAGGTTTGGTACAGTACGGTGCCTGCCAAATTATTGGGACAGGATACGCCTTCTCACACCTGGTTCCCCTCGGACTTTCTCCAACGTACACGCCCTCACCGTCTGCTCTTCCAATCCCACACCCTCCTCGTCCTGGATAGCTCTCCCCCCCGGAGGCCGGGCGTGTCACCGACGACGGACTTGGGGGATTCACATTGCTCTACAAAACCCCCTCGCCCGCCTACATGTCCCTTCCCTTCgattttctttcttctcaatcttATACGTATCCTCTAACTGCATATTATATCCTTTATACACAATTCTCTGCGCTACAAGGTGATATCGCGGTTGAAGAGCTGTCGTGGTATCTTCATACCGGCAAGCGTGCTCGTTACCTACCCCACCATCGCCAGAGACCCCCGCCATTGAGCTCTTGATAAAACTCCCTTCCCAGAGGTTCTCGCTTTCGcactcttcaacttctctgACGAAACCACTGAAGTAAATCGAACAATATGGCTGCTATCGCCCCCCAGCAACCGCTCACTTTCAacgatgtctttgaggaggaggatattgatgaGCCCAAGGAGGCCAACTCGGTCCACCACATTCGCGCCAACTCTAGCATCATGCATGTGAAGAAGATTCTTGGTAAGTAGCTGGCGCGCTCCCAATAGCCACCAATGGCTTGTCTAGAGGACTCAACGACCCCTCACTGCTTATCGCGAGGAATTACGCTGACTTGTATCTTTTACTCCCCTGTAGTTGCCAACCGTGGTGAAATTCGTAAGTCGAACAGTCTCAGTCTCCATCACAGACCCGCAATCAGCTAACAAACATGTGAACAGCCATTCGTGTATGACTACCCATGCATTCCTTCCGCCCGGTCCCTCTCTCTAGACACTGCCAAGCTGACACTGGTATTCGGTTATAGATTTTCAGAACTGTAGGTTGCAATTCTCGGTTTCGTACGGCTCATATGCATGGACTAAGACGCTAACCACCCACAGGCTCACGAGCTTTCACTGCACACTGTTGCAGTTTTCAGGTACCCCTCAGCCGCGATCCTGACGGCACGAGAGTTTATACACTAACTTGAAAAGTTATGAGGACCGATTGAGCATGCACAGGCAGAGTATGCGACCAGCCAATACTACCTATCGAGATCCCTTTTGCTAACAATATATTCCAGAGGCCGATGAAGCCTACGTCATTGGCAAGCGCGGACAGTACACCCCTGTCGGCGCCTATCTGgctggagatgagattgtcaaAATTGCGGTCGAACATGGCGTGCAAATGATCCACCCCGGTTTGTTTATCTTCGGCATCTGGCATTCGATTCGCAGCACTAACTCAGCTTCCAGGTTACGGTTTCCTCTCCGAGAACGCCGAATTTGCCCgcaaggttgagaaggcTGGCCTCATCGTAAGTCAAATGTGCCCCACCACTCCCGCTCCGTCCGTGCATTAACCCCGGACCAGTTCGTCGGCCCCTCCCCCGAGGTCATTGACTCGCTCGGTGACAAGGTCTCTGCCCGAAAGCttgccaacgctgccaacGTCCCTGTTGTTCCTGGTACTCAGGGCGCCGTTGAAAGGTACGAGGAGGTCAAGGACTTCACTGACAAGTATGGAttccccatcatcatcaaggccgctttcggtggtggtggccgtGGTATGCGAGTAGTTCGCGAACAGGAGAGTCTCAAGGAGTCCTTTGAGCGTGCCACCTCCGAGGCAAAGACTGCCTTTGGTAACGGCACTGTATTCGTTGAGCGCTTCCTTGACAAGCCCAAGCACATTGAGGTCCAGCTTCTCGGTGACAACCACGGCAACATCGTCCACTTGTACGAGCGTGACTGCTCCGTCCAACGACGACACCaaaaggttgttgagattgctCCTGCCAAGGATCTTCCCTCTGAAGTCCGTGACAACATTCTTTCCGACGCTGTCAGACTGGCCAAGACAGCCGGCTACCGCAATGCAGGCACTGCGGAGTTCCTGGTTGACCAGCAGAACCGTCACTACTTTATTGAGATCAACCCTCGTATTCAGGTCGAGCACACGATCACTGAGGAGATTACCGGAATTGATATCGTTGCCGCCCAGATTCAGattgctgctggtgctaCTTTGAACCAGCTCGGTCTTACTCAGGATCGCATCTCGACTCGTGGCTTTGCCATCCAGTGCCGTATCACAACTGAGGATCCTGCCAAGGGTTTCCAACCTGACACTGGAAAGATCGAGGTCTACCGATCTTCTGGCGGTAACGGTGTCCGTCTGGATACCGGTAACGGTTTCGCTGGTGCCGTTATCACCCCCCATTACGACTCTATGCTTACGAAGTGTACTTGTCACGGCTCTACCTACGAAATTGCTCGCAGAAAGGTTCTCCGATCCCTGATCGAGTTCCGTATTCGAGGTGTCCGAACCAACATCCCTTTCctggcttctcttctcaccCACCCTACCTTTATTGATGGAACTTGCTGGACTACTTTCATCGACGATACCCCTCAGCTTTTCGACCTTGTTGGCAGCCAGAACCGTGCCCAGAAGTTGCTTGCCTACCTAGGTGACGTTGCCGTCAAcggcagcagcatcaagggCCAGATCGGTGagcccaagttcaagggcGAGATCCAAGTTCCCGAGTTCATCAACTCTGCCGGAGAGAAGGTTGATACCTCCCAGCCTTGCACCAAGGGATGGCGAAACATCATCCTCGAGCAAGGACCCAAGGCTTTTGCCAAAGCCATCCGCGAGTACAAGGGCACTCTCCTTATGGACACAACTTGGCGAGATGCTCACCAGTCACTTCTGGCTACTCGTGTTCGTACAGTCGACTTGCTTGGCATCGCCAAAGAGACCAGTCATGCTCTTTCCAACCTCTACTCTCTTGAGTGCTGGGGAGGCGCCACTTTCGATGTTGCTATGCGATTCCTCTATGAGGATCCTTGGGACCGACTTCGCAAGATGCGAAAGCTTGTTCCTAACATTCCTTTCCAGATGCTGCTCCGTGGTGCCAACGGCGTTGCTTACTCTTCTCTACCTGACAACGCCATTGATCACTTCGTTGACCAGGCTAAGAAGAACGGTGTCGACATCTTCCGTGTCTTCGATGCTCTTAACGATATTGATCAGCTCGAAGTCGGTATCAAAGCGGTGCAGCGAGCAGGGGGTATATGTGAGGGAACAGTATCCTACTCCGGAGATAGTAAGCTGATCTATTCTCTAAACTTATGATGATCTTTTGCTAACTATTTGAACAGTGCTTGtaagtttcttcttttttgtcacCGGTCATGTGTGGCTGCTTGTTACGGAGCCCGTGTGGCTCCTTCCTTCCCAATTTGGTCCATCCATGAATCACTGCAACCACTTCCTTCCTCCACCAGCGTGGTTCCTTCCTGTTTCATAAATATGAAGCTTCCTTCCTTCACCAGTGTGACCTCCTTCCTGTGTCAACCCAACATGCGTCTCCCTTTCCTGTCGTTTCCTTTGTCGTCGGCTCccagtcttcttcatcatgctttGTTAGCTCCTTGACGTCTGCTTCTTATTTGTCACCACTGTGGCCTGCTGGCTCCTTGACGTCCTCTTCCTAACGCCCTCTTGTCGTTTCATTCTTCAACGTCACGATGGCCTCTCCAGCAACCACAGATCGTCTGTACTGCACCCCTCATGAGATGGCACTTCAGTCGCGGACAGTGCGCGAGATGCTTACTTATCTCTGCTGGACCATGCTCTGCTACACTCCCCGAAACCTCAAGAATCCCCATTTCGACCAGGCTTTTCCATCCGTAGAGGTTATTGAGGCCGCACTACCCCCTATCGTCTTTGCCGACGGCATACTGGGGGCTTCCCAGTCAGCTACACCACCTCCACTGTCTTTTTTTAAAGGCCTCCCTCGCAATTCGAAGTCACAATGGGCTGTTTATGTCATTGTCCTAGAGAAAGACAACTGCCGACCCAAGCTCTACATTGGTAGTGGAACATCCCAACATGGCGGCGTCATGAAGAGACTGGGGCAGTACAGAAGACAGGAGTTGCTGCCGTTCtatgtcaagaaggccttGGACAATGGTTTCTCAATCACCCATTATGGCCTTCTCTGCTGGTCACCTATTCCTGATCTCACTCGAGCGGCTTCTCTGCGTGGCCTCTTTTTGGTTCTTGAGGCCGCCTTTACTCTTTGGTTCTGGCCGATAGCATCGCGAACTAAAGACTACGGAATGCCTCGTCTTTTCCCTTGGGATACTAGTACCTTGATACATGATGGGTGCTGCAGTCACTTCCCATTGATCGAAGGAGCCTTGGGTCTTTCCGCTAGCCTTTCTCCTGAACAAATTGCAGCAGTCAAAGTAGAGAGGCGGCGCAAGGCACAAGCTTGGTTTCATAC
This is a stretch of genomic DNA from Fusarium graminearum PH-1 chromosome 4, whole genome shotgun sequence. It encodes these proteins:
- a CDS encoding pyruvate carboxylase, which gives rise to MAAIAPQQPLTFNDVFEEEDIDEPKEANSVHHIRANSSIMHVKKILDFQNCRLQFSAHELSLHTVAVFRQKADEAYVIGKRGQYTPVGAYLAGDEIVKIAVEHGVQMIHPGYGFLSENAEFARKVEKAGLIFVGPSPEVIDSLGDKVSARKLANAANVPVVPGTQGAVERYEEVKDFTDKYGFPIIIKAAFGGGGRGMRVVREQESLKESFERATSEAKTAFGNGTVFVERFLDKPKHIEVQLLGDNHGNIVHLYERDCSVQRRHQKVVEIAPAKDLPSEVRDNILSDAVRLAKTAGYRNAGTAEFLVDQQNRHYFIEINPRIQVEHTITEEITGIDIVAAQIQIAAGATLNQLGLTQDRISTRGFAIQCRITTEDPAKGFQPDTGKIEVYRSSGGNGVRLDTGNGFAGAVITPHYDSMLTKCTCHGSTYEIARRKVLRSLIEFRIRGVRTNIPFLASLLTHPTFIDGTCWTTFIDDTPQLFDLVGSQNRAQKLLAYLGDVAVNGSSIKGQIGEPKFKGEIQVPEFINSAGEKVDTSQPCTKGWRNIILEQGPKAFAKAIREYKGTLLMDTTWRDAHQSLLATRVRTVDLLGIAKETSHALSNLYSLECWGGATFDVAMRFLYEDPWDRLRKMRKLVPNIPFQMLLRGANGVAYSSLPDNAIDHFVDQAKKNGVDIFRVFDALNDIDQLEVGIKAVQRAGGICEGTVSYSGDMLRKTTADPSSTLRLGQYRRQELLPFYVKKALDNGFSITHYGLLCWSPIPDLTRAASLRGLFLVLEAAFTLWFWPIASRTKDYGMPRLFPWDTSTLIHDGCCSHFPLIEGALGLSASLSPEQIAAVKVERRRKAQAWFHTQNRAYRRARDRGPVSRRKRRVLASKKFSCITCGLVFDCAFHKRRHEATKNHRNKAAGQQFKTVTRWTITYAKNRAAKRYYCQPCDYAAGSRTTLKSHCESKAHLQKAGDSFSFPSIMRIKGKTAAKRVADRKITAKENVESKKFYCQPCDYATTDRRNFNRHLRAQKHEDKVTGTVRVPKEPRTEERREQRAAARIAKLHYCEVCDYIAGTQQNLNSHFNTKPHQEKAKSHQKRPGKKYNLEYYLALVDKLVALDIDILGIKDMAGVLKPHAATLLIGSIREKYPDLPIHVHTHDSAGTGVASMVACAKAGADAVDAATDSLSGMTSQPSINAIIASLEGSECDPGLDPKLVRTLDMYWQQLRLLYSPFEAHLAGPDPEVYEHEIPGGQLTNMMFQASQLGLGSQWLETKKAYEHANELLGDIVKVTPTSKVVGDLAQFMVSNGLSPEDVKAKASQLDFPSSVLEFLEGLMGQPYGGFPEPLRSDALRGRRKLDKRPGLFLEPVDFVKTKRELGKKYGAPVTECDVASYVMYPKVFEDYKKFVQQYGDLSVLPTRYFLSRPEIGEEFNVELEKGKVLILKLLAVGPLSENTGQREVFFEMNGEVRQVTVVDKKAAVENISRPKADANDSSQVGAPMSGVLVELRVHEGSEVKKGDPIAILSAMKMEMSVSASHSGKVTSLHVREGDSVDGSDLICRIEKA